One window from the genome of Hemitrygon akajei chromosome 4, sHemAka1.3, whole genome shotgun sequence encodes:
- the acat1 gene encoding acetyl-CoA acetyltransferase, mitochondrial — translation MATARLALLATRRGQRGGRAPWLQLSKCNHREYSSGTSLNEVVIVSAARTPIGSFKGSLSSLTATQLGSISVKAAIERAGIPPEEVKEVYLGNVLQGGEGQAPARQSALGAGLPVSTPATTVNKVCASGMKSIMLAAQSLMCGHQDVMVAGGMESMSNVPYIMSREAPVYGGVKLEDLIVKDGLTDVYNKIHMGNCAENTASKYKISREEQDTYAVSSYTRSKASWDSKLMAKEVVPVSVPQRGKPDLVISEDEEYKRVDFSKVPKIKTVFQKENGTITAANASTINDGAAALVLMTTDAAKRLNVTPMARIVAFGDAAVDPIDFPIAPALAVPKLLKTTGIKKEDIAMWEVNEAFSVVVLANIKLLDIDPQKVNINGGAVSLGHPIGMSGTRIVGHMAYNLKPGEYGLAGICNGGGGASSILIQRL, via the exons CTTTCAAAATGTAACCACAGGGAATATTCTTCAGGCACCTCACTAAAC GAGGTTGTAATCGTAAGTGCAGCCAGAACTCCTATTGGTTCATTTAAGGGGAGCTTATCTTCATTAACAGCTACCCAGCTTGGTTCAATTTCTGTAAAAGCTGCCATTGAAAGAGCAG GGATTCCGCCAGAAGAAGTGAAAGAAGTGTATTTGGGCAATGTTCTGCAGGGTGGGGAGGGGCAGGCTCCTGCGAGACAGTCTGCTCTTGGTGCAG GCTTACCGGTTTCCACACCTGCAACAACTGTCAACAAAGTCTGTGCATCTGGAATGAAATCAATCATGCTGGCAGCGCAAAGTCTTATGTGTGGACATCAG GATGTAATGGTTGCTGGTGGTATGGAGAGCATGTCTAATGTACCATATATAATGAGTAGAGAAGCACcagtttatggaggtgtaaagTTGGAGGACCTAATTGTAAAGGATGGATTAACAGATGTCTATAACAAAATTCATATG GGAAACTGTGCTGAGAATACTGCAAGCAAGTATAAGATATCACGCGAAGAACAAGACACTTATGCAGTTAGTTCCTATACTAGAAGCAAGGCATCTTGGGATTCAAAACTCATGGCAAAAGAAGTGGTTCCAGTCAGTGTTCCTCAGAGAG GTAAACCGGATCTTGTGATCAGTGAAGATGAAGAGTACAAACGTGTTGACTTCAGTAAAGTTCCAAAAATCAAAACAGTCTTCCAGAAAGAAAATG GTACAATTACAGCTGCCAATGCAAGCACCATAAATGATGGAGCTGCAGCTTTAGTGCTAATGACTACAGATGCAGCTAAAAGACTAAATGTTACTCCAATGGCACGAATTGTAG CATTTGGGGATGCTGCAGTTGATCCAATTGACTTTCCAATTGCACCTGCTTTAGCTGTACCAAAG cttctgaaaacaacaGGTATAAAGAAGGAAGATATTGCAATGTGGGAAGTTAATGAAGCATTTAGCGTCGTTGTTCTAGCAAACATCAAACTGTTGGATATTGATCCTCAAAAAGTTAATATCAATGGTGGAGCAGTTTCTCTGGGTCATCCCATTGG GATGTCTGGAACAAGAATTGTTGGACACATGGCTTACAATCTGAAACCTGGAGAATATGGTCTTGCTGGAATTTGTAATGGGGGTGGTGGTGCTTCTTCAATACTTATTCAACGACTGTAA